One Luteolibacter rhizosphaerae DNA segment encodes these proteins:
- a CDS encoding lamin tail domain-containing protein, with protein sequence MRRFSAALSISLCLTSAAYAEVMISEFLADNSNGIEDDFGDREDWIELYNPDGAAVSLDGWWLTDDSANKKQWRIPAVSLPAKGTLLIWASGRNRVDPAAPLHTNFGLSKSGEFLGLYKPHASTGQPQLVHSYGASYPVQAPDISYGVSIAQTTTTLVAYGAGQPGRYRVLTNDATGASHYGGSNYAAGNVGTGLSGGWNVSAGFSDTAWTSASPGLGYDTSGGLNAWITTNVQAGFQNVNPSLLFRRTFSLASPSAYASYTLRMKYEDGFVAWINGVEVGRANFAGPTAYNSVATAALDEAVVNSWAEFNVPASALVAGANVLAIQGLNSSVGSSDFLLLPELTGGTNPVAGDAVYFSTPTPGALNNTGTAGPVIFNATPLDPLVPRPLGNGSSPAMNVTAQVIRTKNNITAVRAYHRAMWNAESAAVAMNDAGTGADAIAGDGIYSADLPTNQVAAGQMFRWRFEAQDGQGNITKFPAYADPLDSPQYFGTVAVNGATATSQLPILEWFVQGSPVGGPTAAAFRGSCYYLNRFYDNVGHEIHGQTSSGFPKKSYDFDSNSDHRFVWKEGERAVKDLNLLTNYADKTKTRNTLSQETAKLAGTVYHFAFPVRVQLNGGFHGVMDLVEDGDDRMLERNGLDGEGALYKIYSEGLLGSAEKKTRRDENNADLQAMSAALDPSIALATRRTWAYDNMDIPATVNYLVVRQFNSDRDHGHKNFYLYRDTNRTREWQPIIWDVDLSQGHNYTNQYFDDTLFANNPLNAHTANNRFYNLILESPEMRLMWVRRMRTLMDQMMQPPGTVNGFLETRMRQIAATIDPDPANPSAWTDGDLDTAKWGIHANYVQNRAREEVERVVSGYFGPRRTFLFNSGSGRPLLYAPGNVASTEIPATGQADNAGMISIDSVDYSPAAGTQAGEYLILRNTTAQSVDISGWTLQGGIDHVFKGGTVIPAGNGSAAVEYRGLLHVVKDSAAFRGRGSGPTGGQKRMVQGNYGGQLSARGETVELRNAAGLLIASFTYPGTPSLLQQFLRISELQYHPANPTLAEESAMPGVTEDDFEYLELVNTGAVSLDLGGAKFTEGIGFTFPVTSLPAGQRLIVAKNPGAFALRYPGTVVPVLGPYEGVLANSGEVIELVDAVGENILDFEYKDGWYPATDGDGRSLVIRDPVATSYSDWGSSRMWAISGASGGSPGSTDASLAQAYQGWDNFHFSSAERDDPLISGPDADPDGDGRSNMDEYALATDPRSPDAPLLAFTWSMDGPVKRPALRFRRPANALDLSYQLTANGGLAGPWPSVSTTAVSSTPLPGQTEEVIFRDTASSTAARRFLRLQYQLE encoded by the coding sequence ATGCGCCGCTTTTCCGCTGCTTTATCGATATCCCTTTGCCTCACCTCGGCAGCGTATGCGGAGGTGATGATCTCGGAATTCCTGGCGGATAACTCCAACGGGATCGAGGACGACTTCGGTGACCGGGAGGACTGGATCGAACTCTACAATCCGGACGGCGCCGCGGTGAGCCTGGATGGCTGGTGGCTGACGGATGACTCCGCGAACAAAAAGCAATGGCGAATCCCGGCGGTGAGCTTGCCGGCGAAGGGGACACTCCTCATCTGGGCTTCCGGTCGCAACCGGGTGGATCCCGCGGCACCGCTGCACACGAACTTCGGGCTTTCAAAGAGCGGGGAGTTTCTCGGCCTCTACAAGCCGCATGCGAGCACCGGGCAGCCGCAGCTGGTGCACTCCTACGGAGCCTCCTATCCGGTACAGGCGCCCGACATTTCGTACGGTGTCTCGATCGCGCAGACCACGACCACGCTGGTGGCCTACGGAGCCGGCCAGCCCGGGCGCTACCGCGTGCTGACCAACGACGCCACCGGAGCGAGCCACTATGGTGGTAGTAATTACGCCGCCGGCAATGTGGGCACGGGGCTGAGCGGGGGCTGGAATGTGAGCGCGGGCTTCTCCGATACCGCCTGGACCAGCGCTTCCCCGGGGCTGGGCTATGACACGAGCGGCGGGCTGAATGCGTGGATCACCACGAACGTGCAGGCAGGTTTCCAAAACGTGAATCCTTCGCTGCTGTTCCGGCGGACTTTCTCGCTCGCGAGCCCATCGGCCTATGCGTCCTACACGCTGCGGATGAAGTATGAGGACGGCTTCGTGGCATGGATCAACGGGGTAGAGGTGGGGCGTGCCAACTTCGCGGGGCCGACGGCGTACAATTCGGTGGCGACCGCGGCGCTGGACGAGGCGGTGGTGAACTCGTGGGCGGAGTTCAACGTGCCTGCCTCCGCGCTGGTGGCGGGAGCCAACGTGCTGGCGATCCAAGGGCTGAACTCCTCGGTGGGAAGCTCGGACTTCCTGCTGCTGCCGGAGCTCACGGGCGGTACGAATCCGGTGGCGGGGGACGCGGTGTACTTCAGCACGCCCACGCCGGGAGCACTGAACAACACCGGAACGGCGGGACCCGTGATCTTCAATGCGACACCGCTCGATCCGCTGGTGCCGCGACCGCTGGGCAATGGCTCGAGCCCTGCGATGAACGTGACGGCGCAGGTGATCCGGACGAAGAACAACATCACCGCGGTGCGTGCCTACCATCGTGCGATGTGGAACGCGGAATCCGCGGCGGTGGCCATGAACGATGCAGGCACCGGGGCGGATGCGATCGCGGGGGATGGCATTTACTCCGCGGACCTTCCGACCAACCAGGTGGCAGCAGGCCAGATGTTTCGCTGGCGTTTCGAGGCACAGGACGGGCAGGGCAATATCACGAAGTTCCCGGCTTATGCGGATCCGCTGGATTCGCCGCAGTACTTCGGGACCGTGGCGGTGAACGGAGCGACCGCGACCAGCCAGCTACCGATTCTGGAGTGGTTCGTGCAGGGCTCTCCGGTGGGGGGGCCGACGGCGGCGGCCTTCCGGGGCAGCTGCTACTATCTGAATCGTTTTTACGACAACGTCGGTCACGAGATCCACGGCCAGACGAGTTCCGGCTTCCCGAAGAAAAGCTACGATTTCGATTCCAACAGCGATCACCGCTTCGTGTGGAAGGAAGGCGAGCGCGCGGTGAAGGATCTCAACCTGCTGACCAACTACGCGGACAAGACGAAGACGCGGAACACGCTTTCACAGGAGACGGCCAAGCTGGCGGGCACCGTGTATCACTTCGCATTTCCCGTGCGGGTGCAGTTGAACGGCGGATTCCACGGCGTGATGGATCTGGTGGAGGACGGCGACGACCGGATGCTGGAGCGCAACGGGCTCGATGGTGAAGGGGCACTCTATAAGATCTACAGCGAGGGGCTCCTGGGCAGTGCGGAGAAGAAGACCCGCCGCGACGAGAACAACGCCGATCTGCAGGCGATGAGCGCCGCACTCGATCCTTCGATCGCGCTCGCGACGCGGCGGACCTGGGCCTACGACAATATGGATATCCCGGCCACGGTGAACTACCTGGTGGTGCGGCAGTTCAACAGCGACCGCGATCACGGACACAAGAACTTCTACCTGTATCGCGATACCAACCGGACCCGGGAGTGGCAACCGATCATCTGGGACGTGGATCTCTCCCAAGGCCACAACTACACCAACCAGTACTTCGACGACACGCTCTTCGCGAACAACCCGCTCAACGCGCACACGGCGAACAACCGCTTCTACAACCTGATCCTGGAGTCCCCGGAGATGCGGCTGATGTGGGTGCGCCGGATGCGGACGCTGATGGACCAGATGATGCAGCCGCCGGGAACGGTGAACGGATTTCTGGAGACGCGCATGCGGCAGATCGCGGCGACGATTGATCCGGATCCTGCCAATCCCTCCGCGTGGACCGATGGGGATCTGGATACGGCGAAGTGGGGTATCCATGCGAACTACGTCCAGAACCGGGCGAGGGAAGAAGTGGAGCGGGTGGTGAGCGGCTACTTCGGCCCGCGGCGGACATTCCTTTTCAATAGCGGCAGCGGGCGGCCGCTGCTCTATGCACCCGGGAATGTCGCTTCCACGGAGATCCCGGCGACAGGGCAGGCGGATAACGCGGGGATGATCAGCATCGATTCGGTGGACTACTCGCCCGCTGCGGGGACGCAGGCCGGTGAGTATCTGATCCTGCGGAACACCACCGCCCAATCCGTGGACATCTCAGGGTGGACGCTTCAGGGCGGCATCGATCATGTCTTCAAGGGAGGCACGGTCATTCCTGCGGGCAATGGCAGCGCGGCCGTGGAGTATCGCGGGCTGTTGCATGTCGTGAAGGATTCCGCCGCTTTCCGCGGCCGTGGCAGCGGGCCTACGGGCGGGCAGAAGCGGATGGTGCAGGGCAACTACGGCGGGCAGCTTTCCGCACGGGGAGAGACGGTCGAACTGCGAAACGCGGCGGGACTCTTGATCGCCAGCTTTACCTATCCCGGGACACCCTCGCTGCTCCAACAGTTCCTGCGAATCTCCGAACTGCAGTATCATCCCGCGAATCCCACTCTCGCGGAGGAGAGTGCCATGCCAGGGGTGACGGAGGACGACTTCGAATACCTCGAACTGGTGAATACCGGTGCTGTTAGCCTTGATCTCGGGGGGGCGAAGTTTACCGAGGGCATCGGCTTCACTTTCCCTGTCACTTCGCTTCCGGCCGGACAGCGGCTCATCGTTGCGAAGAATCCGGGGGCCTTCGCGCTGCGGTATCCGGGCACGGTCGTTCCGGTCCTCGGGCCCTATGAGGGAGTGCTGGCCAATAGCGGGGAAGTGATCGAGCTGGTCGATGCGGTGGGCGAGAACATCTTGGATTTCGAGTACAAGGATGGCTGGTATCCGGCGACAGATGGCGATGGTCGCTCGCTGGTCATTCGCGATCCAGTCGCTACCTCCTACTCCGACTGGGGCAGTTCGCGGATGTGGGCGATCAGCGGTGCGAGTGGGGGCAGCCCCGGCAGCACGGATGCTTCGCTCGCCCAAGCCTATCAGGGCTGGGACAACTTCCACTTCAGTTCCGCGGAGCGCGATGATCCGCTGATCTCCGGTCCGGATGCCGATCCCGATGGTGATGGCCGCAGCAACATGGACGAGTATGCGCTGGCCACCGATCCCCGCAGTCCGGATGCGCCGCTGTTGGCGTTCACCTGGTCGATGGACGGCCCGGTAAAACGCCCCGCGCTGCGCTTCCGGCGTCCGGCAAACGCCCTCGATCTGAGCTATCAATTGACAGCGAACGGAGGGCTAGCGGGGCCTTGGCCCAGCGTCTCCACCACCGCGGTTTCCAGCACGCCCTTACCCGGACAGACCGAGGAGGTCATCTTCCGCGATACCGCAAGCAGTACCGCGGCGCGACGCTTCCTCCGGCTTCAATACCAGTTGGAGTAA
- a CDS encoding universal stress protein, with the protein MKNIVAAVDFSNATPGVLDTASQLAKAFGAALHLLHVVEPEPSYTAYGFTPDEFPAIHLFQEEARKRATARLNELLGQVSSDIPNATVHLAEGSPLHAVLEYVKKHGADLVVVGAHGHGAVAALLLGSVAEGMVRKAAVPTLVVPAPAES; encoded by the coding sequence ATGAAAAACATCGTTGCCGCCGTCGACTTCTCGAATGCCACCCCCGGCGTGCTGGATACCGCTTCGCAGCTCGCCAAGGCCTTCGGTGCCGCGCTCCACCTGCTCCATGTGGTCGAGCCGGAGCCGAGCTACACGGCCTACGGTTTCACGCCCGACGAGTTTCCCGCCATCCATCTCTTCCAGGAAGAAGCCCGCAAACGGGCCACGGCTCGCCTCAATGAGCTGCTAGGCCAGGTCTCGAGCGATATCCCGAATGCCACCGTGCACCTCGCGGAGGGCAGTCCGCTGCACGCCGTGCTCGAGTATGTGAAGAAGCACGGCGCGGATCTCGTCGTCGTCGGTGCCCATGGCCACGGTGCCGTCGCCGCCCTGCTCCTCGGCAGCGTCGCGGAGGGCATGGTGAGGAAGGCTGCGGTGCCCACGCTTGTCGTGCCCGCCCCCGCGGAGTCCTGA
- a CDS encoding VOC family protein — MIKFLHTRIRVADMDRSIAFYVKLGYTEARRQDSPQGNKLAFLELPGNDVFLELCYSPDYTDKCPEDLMHTCLGVPDIIEYCDGVEKAGIEIWPSGWREKFSSGERKMAFVTDPDGYEVEILERK, encoded by the coding sequence ATGATCAAGTTTCTCCACACCCGCATCCGCGTGGCCGACATGGACCGTTCCATCGCCTTTTACGTGAAGCTCGGTTACACCGAAGCGCGCCGCCAGGATTCCCCGCAAGGAAACAAGCTCGCCTTCCTGGAGCTGCCGGGCAACGACGTCTTCCTAGAGCTGTGCTACTCCCCGGACTATACCGACAAGTGCCCGGAGGACCTGATGCACACCTGCCTGGGCGTGCCGGATATCATCGAATACTGCGACGGTGTCGAAAAAGCCGGAATCGAAATCTGGCCTTCCGGCTGGCGGGAGAAATTCTCCTCCGGTGAGCGGAAGATGGCCTTCGTGACCGATCCCGACGGCTACGAGGTCGAGATCCTCGAACGCAAGTAA
- a CDS encoding alpha/beta fold hydrolase has translation MKEDQQARLPDGRMLGYGEYGDPAGEPLFFFHGWPSSRYHGMMLHAEAERRGLRVIAPDRPGIGLSDPLPGRGFSSFPKDISALADELGLDRFRLFGISGGCPYTLATAAALPERVRAAAVICGAPPLGSPADKAHMHWAYRSLAGLRRLRRAVMPVFLGTSRWMIARGSHRAPMSWVMHSIPPSDRAAIAEHGCWQDVTRSYLEAVNSGPEAVLTDGELYLEPWDFSPEEICVPVAFWHGLADKNLPCEVAKGLAARVPGAEGHWIENEGHYSLPLRYRGQVLDWLGKAPA, from the coding sequence ATGAAGGAAGACCAACAAGCGCGACTGCCGGACGGGCGGATGCTCGGTTACGGCGAGTACGGCGACCCGGCGGGAGAACCCTTGTTCTTTTTCCACGGCTGGCCGAGCAGCCGCTACCACGGCATGATGCTGCATGCCGAAGCCGAGCGCCGGGGCCTACGGGTCATCGCGCCGGACCGGCCGGGGATCGGCCTTTCCGACCCGCTGCCGGGACGGGGCTTTTCCTCGTTCCCGAAGGATATCTCGGCGCTGGCCGATGAGCTGGGTCTCGATCGTTTCCGGCTCTTCGGCATCTCGGGCGGTTGTCCCTACACCCTCGCCACGGCGGCGGCGCTGCCGGAACGGGTCCGTGCCGCGGCAGTCATCTGCGGGGCCCCGCCGCTAGGTTCCCCCGCGGACAAGGCGCACATGCACTGGGCCTACCGCAGCCTGGCCGGGCTGCGACGGCTGCGGCGCGCGGTCATGCCGGTCTTCCTGGGCACCAGCCGCTGGATGATCGCGCGTGGCTCCCACCGGGCCCCGATGTCATGGGTCATGCACAGCATCCCGCCGAGCGACCGCGCCGCGATCGCGGAGCACGGTTGCTGGCAGGATGTGACGCGCAGCTATCTGGAAGCGGTGAACAGCGGCCCGGAGGCGGTGCTCACGGACGGCGAACTGTATCTGGAACCGTGGGACTTCTCGCCGGAGGAGATCTGCGTGCCCGTCGCCTTTTGGCACGGGCTCGCGGACAAGAATCTACCCTGCGAGGTGGCGAAGGGGCTCGCTGCCCGGGTGCCGGGCGCGGAGGGCCACTGGATCGAGAACGAGGGGCACTACTCGCTGCCGCTGCGCTATCGCGGGCAGGTGCTGGATTGGCTGGGCAAGGCACCCGCCTGA
- a CDS encoding DUF475 domain-containing protein, whose protein sequence is MEWIHTILGADPAAGLLVIFILIIIEGVLSVDNAAVLATMVMKLSKEQQGKALRYGIFGAYFFRGLCLILVAWLMSIWWLEPIGGLYLLYLAWKHFAKHESVEQIGEEHVAAEGNWLYRQTMGRLGPFWATVVAVEVMDLAFSLDNVFAAVAFTKNKEQFPPPSDMIIVCIGVFIGILAMRFAAQGFVKLMHRYPFLENCAFAVIGILGVKLLLSIPRHFLPPGNGVHDFLASKYFDLGTSVLTLLIFIVPVIVHRMKGSAAPPAA, encoded by the coding sequence ATGGAATGGATTCACACGATTTTAGGTGCCGACCCGGCCGCGGGGCTGTTGGTGATTTTCATCCTGATTATCATCGAGGGCGTGCTCTCGGTGGATAATGCCGCCGTGCTGGCGACCATGGTCATGAAGCTGTCGAAGGAGCAGCAGGGCAAGGCGCTGCGATATGGCATCTTCGGTGCCTATTTCTTTCGCGGGCTCTGCCTGATCCTCGTCGCCTGGTTGATGAGCATCTGGTGGCTGGAGCCGATCGGCGGTCTCTACCTCCTCTATCTGGCGTGGAAGCATTTCGCCAAACACGAGTCGGTCGAGCAGATCGGCGAGGAGCATGTGGCGGCGGAAGGCAACTGGCTGTATCGCCAGACCATGGGCCGCCTCGGTCCTTTCTGGGCCACCGTGGTGGCGGTGGAAGTCATGGACCTCGCCTTCTCACTCGACAACGTGTTCGCCGCCGTGGCCTTCACGAAGAACAAGGAGCAGTTCCCGCCGCCTTCCGACATGATCATCGTCTGCATCGGCGTGTTCATCGGGATTCTGGCGATGCGATTCGCCGCCCAAGGCTTCGTAAAGCTGATGCACCGCTACCCCTTCCTGGAGAACTGCGCCTTCGCGGTGATCGGGATCCTCGGCGTGAAGCTGCTTCTCAGCATCCCGCGCCACTTCCTGCCGCCCGGAAATGGCGTGCATGATTTCCTCGCCAGCAAGTACTTCGACCTCGGCACCTCGGTGCTCACGCTGCTGATCTTTATCGTGCCGGTGATCGTGCACCGCATGAAGGGCAGCGCGGCTCCCCCTGCCGCCTGA
- a CDS encoding succinylglutamate desuccinylase/aspartoacylase family protein, with amino-acid sequence MAEAFDVASFLKEFGELAESRGFIRRHLCDTDAGPLLAWERLDGTAPDYISAGMHGDEPAGPLAALELLRSGVLDTGAWAICPALNPTGLALGTRENGAGIDLNRDYLALSTEEVRTHTAWLASFPCPRFFASLHEDWETSGFYFYEINLLEDRPERAAAILQAVTPWFEPEPATLIDDHEIRSTGWIYHVPEADAPENWPEAIFLAKRGCPVSFTFETPSANCLNDRVAAHVAAVKAALASLAPL; translated from the coding sequence ATGGCAGAGGCCTTCGATGTCGCATCATTCCTGAAGGAGTTCGGCGAACTCGCGGAAAGCCGTGGCTTCATCCGCCGCCATCTCTGTGACACGGATGCCGGGCCGCTGCTGGCTTGGGAGCGGCTTGATGGCACCGCGCCGGACTACATCTCCGCCGGAATGCATGGCGACGAGCCGGCCGGCCCGCTTGCGGCGCTGGAGCTCCTGCGTTCGGGCGTGCTGGACACCGGCGCTTGGGCGATCTGCCCGGCACTGAATCCCACCGGGCTGGCCCTGGGCACCCGCGAAAATGGCGCGGGGATCGACCTGAACCGCGACTATCTGGCGCTGAGCACGGAGGAGGTCCGCACCCACACTGCTTGGCTCGCCTCCTTTCCTTGTCCGCGCTTCTTCGCCTCGCTGCACGAGGACTGGGAGACTTCCGGCTTCTACTTCTACGAGATCAACCTGCTGGAAGACCGGCCCGAACGTGCCGCAGCGATCCTGCAAGCGGTGACCCCGTGGTTCGAGCCGGAGCCCGCCACGCTAATCGATGATCACGAGATCCGCTCGACCGGGTGGATCTATCACGTGCCGGAGGCGGACGCCCCGGAGAACTGGCCGGAAGCGATCTTCCTGGCGAAGCGTGGTTGCCCGGTGTCCTTCACCTTCGAGACCCCGAGCGCGAACTGCCTGAATGACCGGGTGGCGGCGCATGTCGCGGCCGTGAAGGCGGCACTGGCTTCGTTGGCCCCGCTGTAA
- a CDS encoding transglutaminase domain-containing protein: MKWLPIPLALVSSILAAPVDDFITAAKSKHGEAGEKAAKFLTEHMPTGDKEKLDAGFLGTNLDLAFQARGEFPWAKQVPEEIFLNDVLPYAVFDETREAWRKDYLEKARPIVKDAKTASEAAQALNKEFFNLINVHYNTGRKAPNQSPSESAALSKATCTGLSIILVDVCRAVGIPARAVGTPLWANERGNHTWVEIWDGDWHFTGADEYDEEGLNRGWFVNDAAQAKADEPKYAIYATSWKKEGLSFPMVWAGGSKEVAAVNVTSRYAKAGAAAPVANVGIRLFREGKGERVVAKLQVLDESGKLLGEGETKAGTADMNDMPRVPVKPGTKGLIRFTVDGVTREKSFGPIEAGEPTLDAVWSELAAVKPAAEVPQGPLTKDQAAQVAAKIADERLATLREERKEEMDKKAIVQGDKTLRWLEKSFGEAPEGKRSLWISMHGGGGAPARVNDQQWQNQIRLYEPKEGIYVAPRAPTDTWDLWHQGHIDPMFQRLIEDYVALRGVSPDKIYLMGYSAGGDGVWQLAPRMADRFAAAAMMAGHPNEAQLDGLRNLPFAIFMGGADGAYDRNKIAAERAAKLDQMEKDDPGGYIHMSRIYEGLPHWMNGKDAEAVPWMANYTRIAWPKKIVWLQDDVTHDRFYWLKIPDKNAAKAGQKIEAKVEGQTITLSGDVPSGTELRLSDALLDLEQPLKVIVNGKEAFSGKVNRSAEAIHRTLDERADLPAAASAIVTLP, from the coding sequence ATGAAATGGCTCCCGATCCCGCTGGCCCTCGTTTCCAGCATCCTGGCCGCGCCGGTGGATGACTTCATCACCGCGGCGAAGTCGAAGCACGGCGAGGCAGGCGAGAAGGCGGCGAAGTTCCTGACGGAGCACATGCCGACGGGGGACAAGGAGAAGCTGGATGCGGGCTTCCTCGGAACGAATCTGGACTTGGCCTTCCAAGCGCGGGGGGAGTTCCCGTGGGCGAAGCAGGTGCCGGAGGAGATCTTCCTGAACGATGTGCTGCCCTACGCGGTCTTTGACGAGACGCGGGAGGCGTGGCGGAAGGATTACCTGGAGAAGGCCCGGCCGATCGTGAAGGACGCGAAGACCGCAAGCGAGGCGGCGCAGGCGCTGAACAAGGAGTTCTTCAACCTGATCAATGTCCACTACAACACCGGACGCAAGGCACCGAACCAGAGTCCCTCGGAATCGGCAGCCCTGAGCAAGGCGACCTGCACCGGGCTTTCCATCATTCTGGTAGATGTTTGCCGCGCGGTGGGCATCCCGGCCCGTGCGGTGGGCACCCCGCTATGGGCGAACGAACGCGGCAACCACACCTGGGTGGAGATCTGGGACGGGGACTGGCACTTCACGGGAGCCGACGAGTACGACGAGGAGGGTCTGAACCGCGGCTGGTTCGTGAACGATGCCGCGCAGGCGAAGGCGGATGAGCCGAAGTACGCGATCTACGCGACCTCATGGAAAAAGGAGGGCCTGTCCTTCCCGATGGTGTGGGCGGGCGGCAGCAAGGAAGTGGCAGCGGTGAATGTGACCTCCCGCTATGCCAAGGCCGGAGCCGCTGCTCCGGTGGCGAACGTGGGCATCCGTCTCTTCCGCGAGGGCAAGGGCGAGCGTGTGGTGGCGAAGCTGCAAGTGCTCGACGAGAGCGGCAAGCTGTTAGGCGAAGGTGAGACGAAAGCCGGAACCGCCGACATGAACGACATGCCGCGGGTCCCGGTGAAGCCCGGCACCAAAGGCCTGATCCGTTTCACCGTGGATGGCGTCACGCGGGAGAAGAGTTTCGGCCCGATCGAAGCCGGTGAGCCGACCCTGGATGCGGTGTGGAGCGAACTCGCTGCGGTGAAGCCGGCCGCCGAAGTGCCGCAAGGTCCGCTGACAAAAGATCAGGCAGCTCAAGTCGCAGCCAAGATCGCTGATGAACGCCTCGCGACGCTCCGTGAAGAGCGCAAGGAGGAGATGGATAAGAAGGCGATCGTGCAGGGCGACAAGACCCTGCGCTGGCTGGAGAAGAGTTTCGGCGAGGCTCCCGAAGGCAAGCGTAGCCTATGGATCTCGATGCATGGAGGCGGAGGCGCTCCGGCCCGCGTGAACGACCAGCAGTGGCAGAACCAGATTCGCCTCTACGAACCCAAGGAAGGGATCTATGTGGCACCCCGCGCGCCGACCGATACCTGGGACCTGTGGCACCAAGGCCACATCGATCCGATGTTCCAGCGCCTGATCGAGGACTACGTGGCACTGCGCGGCGTGAGCCCGGACAAGATCTACCTGATGGGCTATTCCGCCGGGGGCGACGGTGTGTGGCAACTGGCACCGCGGATGGCCGATCGTTTCGCCGCCGCGGCGATGATGGCGGGTCACCCGAACGAGGCGCAGCTCGACGGCCTGCGCAACCTGCCCTTCGCGATCTTCATGGGCGGTGCCGATGGCGCGTATGACCGCAACAAGATCGCCGCGGAGCGGGCCGCAAAGCTGGACCAGATGGAAAAGGATGATCCGGGCGGCTACATCCACATGTCCCGCATCTACGAAGGCCTGCCGCACTGGATGAACGGCAAGGATGCCGAGGCTGTCCCTTGGATGGCCAATTACACGCGGATCGCATGGCCGAAGAAGATCGTGTGGCTGCAAGACGACGTGACCCACGACCGCTTCTACTGGCTCAAGATCCCTGACAAAAACGCCGCGAAGGCGGGCCAGAAGATCGAGGCGAAGGTCGAAGGACAGACGATCACGCTGAGCGGTGATGTGCCCTCAGGCACCGAACTGCGGCTCTCCGACGCGCTGCTCGATCTCGAGCAGCCGCTGAAGGTGATCGTGAACGGAAAGGAAGCCTTCAGCGGCAAGGTGAACCGCAGCGCCGAAGCGATCCACCGCACGCTCGATGAGCGGGCGGACCTACCCGCTGCAGCGTCGGCGATCGTCACCCTGCCCTGA
- a CDS encoding aldo/keto reductase, giving the protein MISRRHFLSTVSGAAAVSALPQTAAAQSTGISLTQSATTAGGKYRPPFRIGLGGAPMGGSSKLPVTDEEAVAILDNAWAAGMRFYDNSPWYGLGLSERRFGQMLNDKKRDEYVLSTKVGRILTGSLKPKATAWGNPDSFDYTYDYTASATRRSIEDSLQRLGLPSIDIVFIHDLTAVNGDLGERWTEYFDQAVKGAMPELTKMREEGIIKAWGLGVNNLEPILRTLDVADPDIFLAACQYSLIEHEESVTKLFPACDAKGVSIVVGSPLNNGFITGAQRFNYGPKIPAGFEDKRARMQTIAKEHGVDLRTAALQFTAAPTTVSATIPGARKRNHPEENVKSMAVKIPADFWAELKQEKLIAEGAPVPA; this is encoded by the coding sequence ATGATCTCTAGACGTCATTTCCTATCGACCGTTTCGGGAGCCGCTGCTGTCAGTGCCTTGCCCCAGACTGCTGCCGCTCAATCCACGGGAATTTCCCTGACGCAATCGGCCACCACTGCCGGTGGGAAGTACCGGCCGCCCTTCCGGATCGGTCTCGGAGGAGCGCCGATGGGCGGATCCTCGAAGCTGCCCGTCACCGATGAAGAGGCGGTGGCAATCCTCGACAACGCATGGGCGGCCGGCATGCGCTTCTACGACAATTCGCCTTGGTATGGACTCGGCCTGAGCGAGCGGCGCTTCGGGCAAATGCTGAACGACAAGAAGCGGGACGAGTATGTGCTCTCCACGAAGGTGGGGCGCATCTTGACCGGCTCTCTCAAACCGAAGGCCACGGCTTGGGGCAATCCCGACTCCTTCGACTACACCTACGATTACACGGCTTCCGCCACGCGACGCTCGATCGAAGACAGTCTCCAGCGCCTGGGCCTGCCTTCGATCGATATCGTGTTCATTCACGATCTCACCGCGGTGAACGGTGATCTGGGCGAGCGCTGGACCGAGTACTTCGACCAAGCGGTAAAGGGGGCCATGCCCGAGCTCACCAAGATGCGAGAGGAGGGCATCATCAAGGCTTGGGGGCTCGGGGTGAACAATCTCGAGCCGATCCTGCGCACGCTCGATGTCGCCGACCCGGACATCTTCCTGGCGGCCTGCCAGTACTCGCTGATCGAGCATGAAGAGTCCGTGACGAAGCTCTTCCCGGCCTGCGATGCGAAGGGTGTGTCGATCGTGGTGGGCTCGCCCTTGAACAACGGATTCATCACCGGGGCCCAGCGCTTCAACTACGGTCCGAAGATCCCCGCAGGCTTCGAAGACAAGCGAGCACGGATGCAAACGATCGCGAAGGAGCACGGTGTCGATCTCCGCACGGCGGCACTCCAATTCACGGCGGCCCCGACGACCGTTTCCGCCACGATTCCCGGAGCCCGCAAACGCAATCACCCCGAGGAGAATGTGAAGTCGATGGCGGTGAAGATCCCCGCCGACTTCTGGGCGGAGCTGAAGCAGGAGAAGCTGATCGCCGAGGGGGCGCCTGTCCCTGCCTGA